A genomic region of Papaver somniferum cultivar HN1 chromosome 7, ASM357369v1, whole genome shotgun sequence contains the following coding sequences:
- the LOC113293190 gene encoding uncharacterized protein LOC113293190 isoform X2 — protein MTGVLHVGNGVHGLGITDSGDEKFEEGKVTKLMKKKGTSMVLVDGAGAGDIVSITGLATPSIAPTVASVEVCFKHDLEQLLQLCPYCLQQSATISSILYIDTTSLTLALQGMYHGISLRQTCFFLHFGHAMNVCASAKDTLLLKSNFFMFSCAFGSSATVSDSSRHVMSIFMNLLRTMLMKHPIMST, from the exons ATGACAG GAGTCCTTCATGTCGGAAATGGAGTACATGGGCTTGGCATCACAGACTCCGGAGATGAGAAATTTGAGGAAGGAAAG GTAACAAAACTTATGAAGAAGAAAGGAACATCCATGGTTTTGGTTGATGGTGCAGGGGCTGGTGATATAGTATCTATCACTGGGTTGGCAACTCCATCAATTGCCCCCACAGTGGCAAGTGTGGAGGTTTGTTTTAAGCATGACCTAGAGCAATTACTACAGCTGTGTCCCTACTGTCTGCAACAGTCTGCAACAATCAGTTCTATTTTGTACATTGATACAACTTCTCTTACCCTTGCTCTGCAAGGTATGTACCATGGGATTTCTTTACGCCAGACATGCTTCTTCTTGCATTTTGGACATGCCAT GAATGTGTGTGCTTCTGCCAAGGATACTCTATTGCTGAAGAGCaattttttcatgttttcttgCGCTTTTGGCTCTTCTGCTACTGTATCGGACTCTTCTCGGCATg TGATGTCAATCTTCATGAATCTCCTGCGCACTATGTTGATGAAACACCCAATAATGTCTACATAA
- the LOC113293190 gene encoding uncharacterized protein LOC113293190 isoform X1: MTACSLYYFRRILTSRIISGVLHVGNGVHGLGITDSGDEKFEEGKVTKLMKKKGTSMVLVDGAGAGDIVSITGLATPSIAPTVASVEVCFKHDLEQLLQLCPYCLQQSATISSILYIDTTSLTLALQGMYHGISLRQTCFFLHFGHAMNVCASAKDTLLLKSNFFMFSCAFGSSATVSDSSRHVMSIFMNLLRTMLMKHPIMST; this comes from the exons ATGACCGCCTGTTCATTGTATTATTTTCGCCGAATATTGACTAGTCGCATCATCTCAGGAGTCCTTCATGTCGGAAATGGAGTACATGGGCTTGGCATCACAGACTCCGGAGATGAGAAATTTGAGGAAGGAAAG GTAACAAAACTTATGAAGAAGAAAGGAACATCCATGGTTTTGGTTGATGGTGCAGGGGCTGGTGATATAGTATCTATCACTGGGTTGGCAACTCCATCAATTGCCCCCACAGTGGCAAGTGTGGAGGTTTGTTTTAAGCATGACCTAGAGCAATTACTACAGCTGTGTCCCTACTGTCTGCAACAGTCTGCAACAATCAGTTCTATTTTGTACATTGATACAACTTCTCTTACCCTTGCTCTGCAAGGTATGTACCATGGGATTTCTTTACGCCAGACATGCTTCTTCTTGCATTTTGGACATGCCAT GAATGTGTGTGCTTCTGCCAAGGATACTCTATTGCTGAAGAGCaattttttcatgttttcttgCGCTTTTGGCTCTTCTGCTACTGTATCGGACTCTTCTCGGCATg TGATGTCAATCTTCATGAATCTCCTGCGCACTATGTTGATGAAACACCCAATAATGTCTACATAA
- the LOC113293190 gene encoding uncharacterized protein LOC113293190 isoform X3, protein MTACSLYYFRRILTSRIISGVLHVGNGVHGLGITDSGDEKFEEGKVTKLMKKKGTSMVLVDGAGAGDIVSITGLATPSIAPTVASVEVCFKHDLEQLLQLCPYCLQQSATISSILYIDTTSLTLALQGYHNIKCGVNVTV, encoded by the exons ATGACCGCCTGTTCATTGTATTATTTTCGCCGAATATTGACTAGTCGCATCATCTCAGGAGTCCTTCATGTCGGAAATGGAGTACATGGGCTTGGCATCACAGACTCCGGAGATGAGAAATTTGAGGAAGGAAAG GTAACAAAACTTATGAAGAAGAAAGGAACATCCATGGTTTTGGTTGATGGTGCAGGGGCTGGTGATATAGTATCTATCACTGGGTTGGCAACTCCATCAATTGCCCCCACAGTGGCAAGTGTGGAGGTTTGTTTTAAGCATGACCTAGAGCAATTACTACAGCTGTGTCCCTACTGTCTGCAACAGTCTGCAACAATCAGTTCTATTTTGTACATTGATACAACTTCTCTTACCCTTGCTCTGCAAG GTTATCATAATATTAAATGCGGTGTTAATGTTACTGTTTAG